In the Methylomonas rhizoryzae genome, one interval contains:
- a CDS encoding PAS domain-containing protein produces MMLKAGPDSIRYVRLALLLAGVDFALELSKQLCAAKGIAIELPALLHASLGLAILTLLFGVRARLHGDITRSSATHKECFSKLPYPAVIVDRQGLICSVNSAAATMVDQPEEALIHQSVHTWFHPPQLAEEQCPLCARIRAAKELEPQEFAFSRQNYQRISLNRLTGLNAGNLLQLHADISASKQIQEQMALVIDGAELGYWDWDYQSGKHSVNQRWLDMLGLTQTELDHYVGDWDKRMHPEDRDRVHDLIAEHVDSGKPYVVEFRMQHKDGRWVWIQGSGAVVERDPVSGNPIRLCGIHQDITGRKQSEKSLKAAYQVISQSAAVVFKWASVTGLPIEFATENVLQLLGYSVEQIQLGQLFYISLIHPDDVKLFSEELESCRLNSDCQEFVHAPYRIISRSGTTKWVQDQKLIIRNDLGEVIGYQGLVTDITRQRQQNSAIRSIISSALEKSSVSALDNLALIAAETLVADYILVGEILPDGTCNTLSFYSQNNQDQAVTYSIPSDVCAQLAVGKICCFAQQYYRAFPDEQWLTEHAIEGFIGIPLQNDRHRIFGYAIAMYKQAIPDPSFAEDIIKLFAAQITAELERSFAIQALEVQKQRLVDAQSISHIGDWQWYWRDNHLSWSDEMYRITGTSRTGFIPSFAAILTQLVHPDDRTFFRFALQNINQQKEIDFKHRVVFNNGEIRHVHQRGKLIFDDKHQAIGIQGTMQDITERLLTERRLLEAKQEAEKATKVKSEFLANMSHEIRTPMNAIIGLVELCLNTHLTEKQRDYLEKVETSAQGLMNLINDILDFSKMESGKLQLESVPFLLEEMLDQVFSTMTELCNRKGLTLIRPTLELQQQAVIGDPQRLRQILINLIGNAIKFTEHGQVSVELKELSHTDRETHLQFNIRDTGIGISEQQQNKLFIAFSQGDSSVTRNYGGTGLGLVICKQLVEQMGGAISVSSHVGAGSCFSFAVTLGVADSNSILKILPHRHKNVDGSELAAVRGARVLLVEDNEINRIVAIELLSHAHLRVDIAENGEIALQKIRHAEYDCILMDVQMPVMDGYETTRKLRKLPHCATLPVIAMTANVMSDDRNKCLLSGMDDFIGKPILPQTLYSTLAKWIKPRCYQQEIPAYNASDNDLPNLYGIDREIGLQHTAGDKSVYLKILRKFADNHAASIREIEQALLSGNLHSAKQLTHTLKGLSASLGALELHGHVLHLEEMLQNSETTTASSALQTALAMAAQELSRVVGHIRTALPGPQLLTANPERAFSPLEKRRQLNLLLSKLQAFDSDADQQLERVLAGIEDQTVTQELLKIRSQIAHYRFVEASDALSQLLDSCE; encoded by the coding sequence ATGATGCTAAAGGCCGGGCCTGATTCCATTCGTTATGTACGCCTTGCCTTGTTACTGGCAGGCGTAGACTTTGCTTTAGAGTTAAGCAAGCAATTGTGCGCTGCAAAGGGAATTGCTATCGAATTACCGGCGCTACTGCACGCTTCTTTAGGCCTGGCCATACTAACCCTGCTGTTTGGCGTTCGTGCACGCTTACACGGCGATATCACCCGAAGCTCCGCCACGCATAAAGAATGTTTTTCCAAACTGCCTTACCCGGCGGTGATTGTCGATCGCCAAGGCTTGATTTGCTCCGTCAATTCAGCCGCCGCCACCATGGTTGACCAACCTGAAGAAGCACTGATCCATCAATCGGTACACACCTGGTTTCATCCACCGCAACTTGCGGAAGAGCAATGTCCTTTGTGCGCGCGAATTCGGGCCGCAAAAGAGCTGGAACCGCAAGAATTCGCATTTTCCAGACAAAATTACCAACGTATTTCGTTAAATCGCTTAACCGGCTTGAATGCCGGCAATTTGCTGCAATTGCATGCCGATATTAGCGCGAGCAAGCAAATCCAAGAGCAGATGGCGCTGGTCATCGACGGTGCGGAGCTTGGCTATTGGGATTGGGATTATCAAAGCGGGAAACATTCGGTTAATCAACGCTGGCTGGACATGTTGGGCCTAACCCAAACCGAACTGGACCACTACGTTGGCGATTGGGACAAACGCATGCACCCGGAAGACCGCGACAGGGTGCACGATTTAATCGCCGAACATGTCGACTCCGGTAAACCCTATGTCGTTGAATTTAGAATGCAGCACAAAGACGGACGCTGGGTATGGATTCAAGGCTCGGGAGCGGTGGTAGAGCGCGACCCGGTTAGCGGCAACCCAATCAGACTCTGCGGCATTCATCAAGACATTACCGGACGAAAGCAATCGGAAAAAAGCTTGAAAGCGGCCTATCAAGTCATCAGCCAAAGTGCCGCGGTGGTGTTTAAATGGGCCAGCGTTACCGGCTTGCCCATAGAATTCGCCACGGAAAACGTCTTGCAGCTGCTGGGTTATTCGGTCGAACAAATTCAGCTAGGCCAACTGTTTTATATCAGTTTGATACATCCGGACGACGTAAAATTATTTAGCGAAGAACTGGAAAGTTGCCGTTTAAATTCCGACTGTCAGGAATTTGTGCATGCGCCTTACCGCATTATTTCCCGCAGCGGCACGACCAAATGGGTGCAAGACCAAAAACTGATTATCCGTAACGACTTGGGAGAAGTGATCGGTTATCAGGGCTTGGTTACCGACATCACTCGTCAGCGCCAACAAAACTCCGCCATTCGTAGCATCATTTCCAGTGCGCTGGAAAAATCCAGCGTGTCGGCACTCGATAATTTAGCCTTGATTGCAGCGGAAACCTTGGTCGCGGATTATATATTGGTAGGCGAGATCTTACCGGACGGCACCTGCAACACCTTATCCTTTTATTCGCAGAACAACCAGGATCAAGCTGTCACTTACAGTATTCCATCGGATGTATGCGCCCAATTGGCCGTCGGCAAAATTTGTTGTTTTGCCCAGCAGTACTATCGAGCGTTTCCTGATGAGCAATGGTTAACCGAGCATGCCATCGAAGGCTTCATCGGCATCCCTTTGCAAAACGATAGGCATAGAATTTTCGGTTACGCGATCGCCATGTATAAACAAGCGATACCCGATCCGAGCTTTGCCGAGGATATCATTAAATTGTTCGCTGCCCAGATCACCGCCGAACTGGAACGATCCTTCGCCATACAAGCACTGGAAGTGCAAAAACAACGCTTAGTCGATGCGCAAAGTATTTCCCATATCGGCGATTGGCAATGGTATTGGCGGGACAATCACCTGAGCTGGTCCGATGAAATGTATCGAATCACCGGCACAAGTAGAACCGGCTTCATTCCGTCTTTCGCCGCAATCCTGACGCAATTGGTGCATCCTGACGATAGAACGTTTTTCCGTTTTGCCTTGCAAAACATCAATCAACAAAAGGAAATCGATTTCAAACACCGCGTGGTCTTCAATAATGGCGAAATTCGCCATGTTCATCAACGCGGCAAACTGATTTTCGACGACAAACACCAGGCAATCGGTATACAAGGTACGATGCAAGACATTACCGAACGCCTACTCACCGAACGCCGCTTGCTCGAGGCCAAGCAGGAGGCGGAAAAGGCCACAAAGGTCAAATCCGAATTTTTGGCCAACATGAGCCATGAAATACGCACGCCGATGAATGCGATCATTGGATTGGTGGAATTGTGCCTAAATACGCATCTGACCGAGAAGCAGCGCGATTATCTGGAAAAAGTGGAAACTTCGGCGCAAGGCTTGATGAACTTGATCAATGACATTTTAGATTTTTCCAAAATGGAATCCGGCAAGCTGCAATTGGAGTCGGTACCCTTTTTATTGGAAGAAATGCTGGATCAAGTTTTCTCCACGATGACCGAACTGTGCAACCGCAAAGGTTTGACGTTGATACGGCCTACTCTGGAGTTGCAACAACAAGCCGTAATCGGCGATCCGCAACGTTTGCGGCAGATATTGATTAACTTGATCGGCAACGCCATCAAATTTACCGAACACGGGCAAGTCAGCGTCGAATTGAAAGAGCTTAGTCACACTGACCGGGAAACCCATTTGCAATTTAACATACGCGACACCGGGATAGGAATCAGCGAACAACAGCAAAACAAACTATTCATAGCTTTCAGCCAAGGAGACAGCAGCGTAACCAGAAACTACGGCGGCACCGGCTTAGGCTTGGTGATCTGCAAACAATTGGTCGAACAAATGGGGGGAGCTATCAGCGTCTCCAGTCATGTAGGCGCCGGGTCGTGTTTCAGTTTTGCCGTGACCTTAGGGGTAGCCGACAGCAACAGTATTCTCAAAATTCTGCCGCATCGGCATAAAAACGTCGACGGCAGTGAATTGGCAGCAGTACGCGGGGCTCGCGTCCTGCTAGTGGAAGACAACGAAATCAACAGGATAGTAGCTATCGAATTGTTGTCGCATGCGCATTTGCGAGTCGACATCGCCGAAAATGGCGAAATTGCTTTGCAAAAAATTCGTCATGCTGAATATGATTGCATACTGATGGATGTACAGATGCCCGTGATGGACGGTTACGAAACAACCCGCAAGTTACGCAAGCTGCCGCACTGTGCGACCTTGCCGGTCATCGCGATGACCGCAAACGTGATGAGCGACGACAGAAACAAGTGTTTATTGTCCGGCATGGACGACTTTATCGGCAAACCCATTTTGCCGCAAACCTTGTATAGCACGTTAGCCAAGTGGATAAAACCACGCTGTTATCAACAAGAAATCCCGGCATACAATGCAAGCGACAACGACCTGCCCAATTTGTATGGGATAGATAGAGAGATCGGACTCCAACATACTGCCGGAGACAAATCGGTCTATTTAAAAATCTTGCGAAAATTCGCCGATAATCATGCGGCCAGTATCAGAGAAATTGAACAGGCTTTGCTCTCCGGCAATTTGCACTCCGCCAAACAACTCACGCATACTCTAAAAGGTCTATCGGCTTCTTTAGGCGCTCTCGAATTGCACGGACACGTTTTGCACTTGGAAGAAATGCTACAAAATTCCGAAACCACAACAGCCTCTTCCGCACTACAAACGGCATTAGCTATGGCTGCGCAAGAACTAAGCAGAGTTGTCGGTCATATCCGTACTGCACTGCCCGGGCCGCAATTGCTAACCGCCAATCCGGAGCGGGCATTTTCTCCATTAGAAAAGCGCCGCCAACTCAACTTGTTACTTAGCAAATTGCAAGCCTTCGATTCAGACGCCGATCAACAGTTGGAACGCGTGCTTGCGGGAATAGAGGATCAAACAGTCACACAAGAATTATTGAAAATCAGAAGCCAAATCGCCCATTACCGCTTTGTCGAAGCCTCCGACGCGTTGTCTCAGCTCCTTGATTCTTGTGAATAA
- a CDS encoding diguanylate cyclase, translating into MDKKTDNTILAVDDSPENLDLIKNILEPFYTVKVATSGSLAVHIAQKHNPDLILLDIMLGDANGFDICHLLKSDDKTRNTPVIFLTAKRSEADEVQGFKIGGSDYITKPFSPAIVLARVRTQIQLKAKTDLLEKLASLDGLTEIPNRRAFDVALDRQFNQAQRTRTRLSLLVLDIDFFKLFNDYYGHPIGDDCLRRVARALTVHTQRPGDLVARLGGEEFAILLPNTDIDGAIMRAEQYRLAVERLKIPHAVNSPLPHISVSIGVGTIEPHSDGHAAELFQVADAALYQAKHSGRNCVARHFRMA; encoded by the coding sequence ATGGATAAAAAAACTGACAATACCATTTTGGCGGTCGACGACAGCCCGGAAAACTTGGATTTGATAAAAAATATTTTGGAGCCGTTTTATACGGTGAAAGTAGCCACGTCCGGTAGTTTAGCGGTGCACATTGCCCAAAAACATAATCCGGACTTGATTTTGTTGGATATTATGTTAGGCGACGCAAACGGCTTCGACATATGCCATTTGCTAAAATCCGACGATAAAACCCGGAATACTCCGGTTATCTTTCTAACAGCCAAACGCTCGGAAGCGGACGAAGTACAAGGATTTAAAATCGGCGGCAGCGATTACATTACCAAGCCATTTTCTCCCGCCATTGTATTAGCCCGAGTGAGAACGCAAATACAGCTGAAGGCAAAAACCGATTTATTGGAGAAACTCGCGTCACTGGACGGTTTGACCGAAATTCCCAACCGGCGCGCGTTCGATGTCGCACTGGATCGGCAATTCAATCAAGCGCAACGCACGCGGACGCGATTGTCTTTGTTAGTACTCGATATTGATTTTTTTAAATTATTTAACGACTATTACGGACATCCTATCGGCGACGATTGCTTACGACGGGTGGCGCGTGCTTTAACCGTACACACCCAACGCCCGGGAGATTTAGTTGCCCGCCTGGGGGGCGAGGAATTCGCAATCTTGTTACCGAATACCGACATCGACGGGGCTATAATGAGGGCCGAACAATATCGATTGGCAGTGGAACGCCTGAAAATTCCTCACGCCGTTAACAGCCCGCTGCCGCATATAAGTGTTTCGATCGGAGTGGGCACGATTGAACCCCACTCCGACGGACATGCTGCCGAACTCTTTCAAGTCGCCGATGCAGCCCTCTATCAAGCTAAACATTCCGGGCGCAATTGCGTTGCACGACATTTCAGGATGGCTTGA
- a CDS encoding sulfite exporter TauE/SafE family protein, with amino-acid sequence MHLYLDFNASYLAAFIIGLFSSLHCIGMCGSIIGTLTYSLSEELRSNKRILFSIVLSYNLGRIASYALAGTVVGTLEAFLTLPFTQGHAHRVLQLLSALIMTGAGLYIGGWFPRFAYIEKLGARFWKLIEPFGRRMIPVTNKTQALLFGMIWGWLPCGLIYTALALAATTGNILHSAMTMLAFGLGTLPAVVGVGIMTSWLARISRVQLFKRVVGILFIVFALLAAFPWLNPMRVEHIMTF; translated from the coding sequence ATGCATCTTTATCTCGATTTCAATGCCTCTTATTTAGCCGCTTTTATTATCGGGCTATTTAGCAGTCTTCACTGCATCGGCATGTGCGGCTCCATTATAGGAACATTGACTTATAGCCTGAGCGAAGAGCTGCGCAGCAACAAACGCATCCTGTTCAGCATCGTTTTGAGTTACAACTTAGGACGAATCGCAAGCTACGCCTTGGCCGGTACGGTGGTGGGAACGTTGGAAGCATTTTTGACCTTGCCCTTTACTCAAGGTCACGCGCACCGCGTGTTGCAACTGTTATCCGCGTTAATCATGACCGGCGCGGGACTTTATATCGGCGGCTGGTTTCCGCGCTTTGCCTACATAGAAAAATTGGGTGCCCGGTTTTGGAAGCTCATAGAACCTTTCGGCAGACGCATGATCCCTGTGACTAACAAAACCCAAGCATTACTGTTTGGCATGATTTGGGGATGGTTGCCGTGCGGACTGATTTATACCGCCCTGGCTTTGGCCGCCACCACAGGGAACATTCTACATAGCGCGATGACTATGCTAGCATTTGGGCTCGGCACTTTACCTGCAGTAGTGGGAGTCGGTATAATGACCTCGTGGCTAGCGCGGATATCCAGAGTTCAATTATTTAAGCGAGTAGTCGGTATTTTATTTATCGTATTCGCGCTACTGGCCGCTTTCCCTTGGCTTAATCCAATGCGTGTCGAACACATTATGACGTTTTGA
- a CDS encoding sigma-54 interaction domain-containing protein — MDHFSSIIGQSPALEALIRSARMVAATDVTVLIKGETGTGKEVLASAIQKDSNRVNKPFITLNCAALPEGLVESEIFGHKKGAFTGAFSDKQGLFQAADGGTLFLDEINSLPLTIQAKLLRFLESGECMPVGGTKPYRVDVRVIAATNADLNSLIDSGEFRRDLYFRLNVVPLELPSLSERSEDIDALAKHFFSHFAKTHSLDAPTFSKQALKTLKSYSWPGNVRELRNLCERLSILLAGRMIEPENLPHEFTNSVSVPATTNFKLPEMGIQLDELEANMIHQALARTNGNRSKSARLLGISRDTLLYRIQKHGLATH, encoded by the coding sequence GTGGATCATTTCAGTTCAATCATTGGTCAATCTCCGGCTCTGGAAGCGTTGATACGCAGTGCCCGCATGGTAGCTGCGACCGATGTAACGGTATTGATAAAAGGGGAGACCGGTACCGGAAAGGAAGTGTTAGCTAGCGCCATTCAAAAAGATAGCAACCGGGTAAACAAACCCTTTATCACGCTCAACTGCGCAGCTTTGCCGGAAGGACTGGTCGAATCGGAAATATTCGGTCACAAAAAAGGCGCTTTTACAGGGGCGTTTTCCGACAAGCAGGGTTTATTTCAAGCAGCGGACGGTGGCACCTTATTTTTGGACGAAATCAACTCCTTACCGCTCACCATACAAGCTAAATTGCTCCGTTTCTTGGAGTCCGGGGAATGTATGCCGGTTGGCGGAACAAAACCGTATCGGGTCGATGTTAGGGTTATTGCCGCTACCAATGCCGATTTGAACTCGCTGATCGATTCCGGGGAATTTAGACGCGACTTATATTTTCGGCTGAATGTAGTACCTCTGGAACTTCCCTCTTTGTCCGAACGCAGCGAAGATATCGATGCCCTAGCTAAACATTTTTTTAGCCACTTCGCTAAAACCCATTCTTTAGATGCGCCTACATTCAGTAAACAGGCATTAAAGACCTTGAAAAGCTATTCTTGGCCCGGTAACGTCAGAGAATTACGCAATCTGTGCGAGCGCCTGAGCATATTGTTAGCGGGACGGATGATTGAACCAGAAAATTTACCGCACGAATTCACCAATTCAGTTTCAGTACCCGCAACTACTAACTTCAAATTGCCGGAAATGGGCATTCAATTGGATGAGCTGGAAGCCAACATGATCCATCAGGCCTTGGCTAGAACCAACGGCAATCGCAGTAAATCCGCACGTCTATTGGGAATCTCCAGAGACACCCTGCTTTACCGGATTCAAAAACACGGCTTAGCAACGCATTAG
- a CDS encoding PP2C family protein-serine/threonine phosphatase: MQEVLEFYQLTSAGDRSVNQDCMAHRVCSDYAVFIVADGLGGHQAGEKASQYFCRSVLSLAASFQPRIAEDIQTVFGAWMNAAASGMRKLFADDNLAADAHTTCAILYLDDARTVTAHCGDSRIYRLTPDKIVWRSRDHSRIQQLYEEGKLTGWEMGVHPEQNRLTRSINALTPPYVDVEQFQPILPGETFILCSDGFWESIKESELLQLAQPSSGKAELRKLAQLAILRSQGRSDNCTVQWIRRKN, from the coding sequence ATGCAGGAAGTTCTTGAATTTTATCAATTGACTTCCGCGGGAGACAGATCTGTCAATCAAGACTGTATGGCCCATCGTGTTTGCTCCGATTATGCGGTGTTTATCGTTGCAGACGGGCTGGGTGGTCATCAAGCGGGCGAAAAAGCATCGCAGTATTTTTGTCGTTCCGTTTTATCCTTGGCGGCAAGCTTTCAACCGCGAATAGCCGAGGACATTCAAACAGTTTTTGGTGCTTGGATGAATGCTGCGGCGTCCGGCATGCGCAAACTATTTGCCGATGATAACCTTGCCGCCGACGCGCATACCACCTGTGCGATATTGTATTTGGACGACGCGCGCACCGTTACCGCGCATTGTGGGGATTCGCGTATCTATCGATTAACACCGGACAAAATAGTATGGCGCAGTAGAGACCATTCGAGGATTCAGCAACTTTACGAAGAGGGTAAGTTGACCGGCTGGGAAATGGGTGTGCATCCGGAACAAAACCGGCTAACTCGCAGCATCAATGCGTTAACTCCGCCTTATGTAGACGTTGAACAGTTCCAGCCTATTCTGCCGGGTGAAACTTTCATTTTATGTAGCGACGGATTTTGGGAGTCCATTAAAGAATCTGAGTTATTGCAGTTGGCGCAGCCTTCGAGCGGTAAGGCGGAACTCAGAAAATTGGCACAATTGGCAATTTTACGCTCGCAAGGGCGCAGCGATAATTGTACGGTGCAGTGGATCAGAAGGAAGAATTAA
- the pdxJ gene encoding pyridoxine 5'-phosphate synthase, whose product MNNLPTANKQTVLLGVNIDHVATLRQARGTRYPEPIQAALIAEQAGADGITAHLREDRRHIQDRDILLLKQTLQTKLNLEMAVTDAMVDFAVRIKPQACCLVPERREELTTEGGLDVVSVLPKMQDVCGLLADAGIAVSLFIDPELAQIDATIQVGAPVIELHTGRFADAETPFLQEQELERIRRAAEYAHQAGLQVNAGHGLNVYNVEAICKIPSIVELNIGHSIIAQSVFSGLAQAVKDMKKIMRAARAES is encoded by the coding sequence GTGAATAACTTACCGACTGCAAATAAACAAACCGTGTTGTTAGGGGTTAACATTGATCACGTCGCAACACTCAGGCAGGCGCGCGGAACACGTTACCCGGAGCCGATACAAGCCGCGTTGATTGCCGAGCAGGCGGGAGCCGACGGGATCACGGCCCATCTACGCGAAGACAGGCGGCACATTCAAGACAGGGATATATTGTTACTTAAGCAAACTCTGCAAACTAAATTAAATTTAGAGATGGCAGTGACGGACGCCATGGTCGATTTTGCTGTCCGGATAAAACCTCAAGCCTGTTGCTTGGTACCGGAACGGCGCGAAGAGTTGACCACTGAAGGTGGTTTGGATGTGGTGTCCGTTTTACCTAAAATGCAGGATGTTTGCGGCTTGCTGGCCGATGCGGGTATAGCGGTTTCCTTGTTTATCGATCCGGAGTTAGCCCAAATAGACGCTACGATACAAGTCGGAGCACCCGTCATCGAATTGCACACCGGTCGTTTTGCCGATGCAGAAACACCGTTTTTACAGGAGCAAGAACTGGAGCGTATCAGACGTGCTGCGGAATACGCTCATCAAGCCGGCTTACAAGTCAACGCCGGCCACGGCTTGAATGTATACAACGTAGAAGCGATCTGTAAAATCCCCTCTATCGTCGAATTAAACATCGGTCACTCTATCATTGCCCAATCGGTATTCAGCGGTTTGGCGCAAGCGGTAAAGGATATGAAGAAAATAATGCGGGCAGCGCGTGCCGAGTCATAG
- the recO gene encoding DNA repair protein RecO — MSAFAVYLQPAFILHQRSYRETSVFIELFTRDYGIISVLAKGVRKPKSKFAGVLMPFSLLNISFLDKHEVKLLTDVELACRYELRQLSLYCGFYLNELLQKLLYPHDPYPEVFINYRNCIDHLTGNNAVEEILRYFELDLLEALGYGMLPEAAVSSSQASERYRFHGDQGLIQDAQGCISMQTLRALNNRQALSLVQLQETKTLCRQVLDYYLLGKQLKSREVLAQMIKFM, encoded by the coding sequence ATGTCGGCTTTTGCGGTTTATTTGCAGCCCGCTTTTATACTCCATCAACGTTCTTATCGGGAAACCAGCGTATTCATCGAGTTATTTACCCGAGATTACGGCATTATTTCGGTGTTGGCTAAAGGCGTACGCAAACCCAAGTCCAAATTTGCCGGCGTTTTAATGCCTTTCTCGCTCTTAAATATCTCTTTTTTGGATAAACATGAAGTGAAACTATTAACGGACGTAGAGTTGGCTTGCCGCTATGAGCTTAGGCAGTTATCGCTTTACTGTGGATTTTATTTAAACGAGTTGCTGCAGAAATTATTGTATCCGCATGATCCATACCCCGAAGTATTTATTAATTATCGCAATTGTATCGATCATTTAACCGGTAACAATGCGGTCGAAGAGATTTTGAGGTATTTCGAATTAGACTTGCTTGAGGCGCTCGGTTACGGAATGTTGCCGGAAGCCGCCGTTTCTAGTAGTCAAGCGAGCGAACGCTACCGTTTTCATGGTGATCAAGGGTTGATCCAGGACGCACAGGGCTGTATCAGTATGCAAACTCTTAGAGCTTTGAATAACAGGCAAGCGCTTAGTCTCGTGCAGCTACAAGAAACCAAGACGCTGTGTCGGCAGGTGCTGGATTATTATTTGCTTGGAAAGCAATTGAAAAGCAGGGAAGTTTTAGCGCAAATGATAAAGTTCATGTAA
- the era gene encoding GTPase Era translates to MNCGYVALIGRPNVGKSTLMNHLLGQKLSITSRKPQTTRHRILGIKTTDLGQAIFVDTPGMHGDEKKALNRYLNKAADSTLLGVDLVVWLLDGAFWHDYDERIFQKLHNADIPVILAINKIDKLKDKTELMEFLATAAQKYPFRHIVPISALKDKQLDVLEQYIMSLLPEADLIFPADQITDRSERFFVAEIIREKLTRRLGDELPYSLTVDIELYEDFEELSKIYANIWVERSSQKSIVIGKQGEMLKKIGTDARIDIERLLGHKVFLQLWVKVKKGWSDSERALHNLGFSDNQ, encoded by the coding sequence ATGAATTGCGGATATGTTGCATTAATCGGTAGACCGAATGTCGGCAAATCTACCCTAATGAATCATTTGCTGGGGCAGAAACTCAGCATTACCTCCAGAAAACCGCAAACCACCCGACACCGAATTCTCGGCATTAAAACTACCGACCTGGGCCAGGCAATATTTGTAGATACCCCGGGTATGCACGGCGATGAAAAAAAGGCACTTAATCGCTATCTAAATAAAGCGGCGGATAGCACTTTGTTAGGCGTTGACCTAGTGGTTTGGTTGTTAGATGGTGCGTTTTGGCACGACTACGACGAGCGTATTTTTCAGAAGCTGCACAATGCCGACATACCCGTTATTTTGGCGATCAACAAAATCGACAAATTGAAAGACAAAACGGAGCTCATGGAATTTCTTGCGACTGCTGCCCAAAAATATCCATTCCGCCATATCGTTCCGATTTCCGCGTTAAAGGACAAACAACTCGATGTGTTGGAACAATATATTATGAGTTTGTTGCCTGAAGCCGATTTGATTTTTCCTGCCGATCAAATTACCGACAGGTCTGAGCGCTTTTTTGTTGCGGAAATCATTCGCGAAAAACTGACCCGCCGGTTAGGCGATGAGTTACCTTACTCCTTGACTGTTGATATTGAGCTCTATGAAGATTTTGAGGAACTCAGTAAAATTTATGCCAATATTTGGGTCGAGCGCAGCAGTCAAAAAAGTATTGTCATCGGCAAACAAGGCGAAATGTTAAAGAAAATCGGCACGGATGCCCGAATCGATATCGAGCGCTTGCTGGGTCATAAGGTCTTTTTACAGCTATGGGTCAAGGTCAAAAAAGGCTGGTCGGATAGCGAGCGGGCCTTGCACAATCTTGGGTTTTCGGACAATCAATAA
- the rnc gene encoding ribonuclease III yields MIKHPELLAQKLGLVFRQPLLFKTALTHRSAGAQNNERLEYLGDSVLGFVIAEWLYSQFPGAGEGVLSRLRASLVNQTSLAELARQHHLGDYLILGSGELKSGGFRRDSILSDALEAIIGALLLDQGIDVCRHWVLELFAEKFSNIKLDSWNKDPKTRLQELMQARRKELPIYELVSMTGADHAQTFEVKCRVAICEQTTSGTGISRKRAEQAAAESMLILLDQKNA; encoded by the coding sequence GTGATAAAGCATCCGGAATTATTAGCCCAAAAACTGGGTTTAGTATTTCGTCAACCTTTGCTGTTTAAAACGGCGTTGACCCACCGTAGCGCCGGGGCACAAAACAACGAACGTCTGGAATATCTAGGCGATTCCGTCCTCGGTTTCGTCATCGCAGAGTGGCTCTATTCCCAATTTCCAGGTGCAGGAGAAGGGGTATTAAGTCGATTGCGGGCGAGTTTGGTCAATCAAACCTCATTGGCCGAATTGGCGCGCCAACATCATTTAGGCGACTATCTAATATTGGGTTCCGGGGAATTAAAAAGCGGCGGTTTTCGCCGGGATTCCATATTATCCGACGCCTTGGAAGCCATCATCGGCGCGTTGCTGCTGGATCAAGGTATAGACGTGTGCCGCCATTGGGTACTCGAATTGTTTGCGGAAAAGTTTTCCAATATAAAATTGGACAGTTGGAACAAAGATCCGAAAACTCGCCTGCAAGAATTGATGCAAGCTCGCAGAAAGGAGTTACCGATTTACGAATTGGTGAGTATGACCGGTGCGGACCACGCGCAAACTTTCGAGGTCAAATGCCGGGTGGCTATTTGCGAACAAACGACTAGCGGCACGGGAATATCGCGCAAAAGGGCGGAACAAGCCGCCGCCGAGAGCATGTTAATTTTATTGGATCAAAAAAACGCATGA
- a CDS encoding DUF4845 domain-containing protein, translating into MFSHIKSQRGLTFISLVFLLCLIGFFTLLILKIAPLYINNSKVSNAVEALKKTPDIASQSRNQILDSLHKRFNLNYVEYVTDDDITLIAQPGYVKLDIEYERVEPIFGNLSVLVEFHEGFEAGDQ; encoded by the coding sequence ATGTTTTCTCATATCAAATCACAGCGCGGGCTGACCTTTATTTCGCTGGTGTTTTTGTTATGTTTAATCGGTTTCTTTACTTTATTGATCCTAAAAATCGCCCCTCTTTACATCAATAACAGCAAAGTTTCCAATGCGGTCGAAGCCTTGAAAAAAACTCCGGACATCGCTAGCCAGTCCAGAAATCAGATATTAGATAGTTTACATAAACGCTTTAATTTGAATTATGTCGAATATGTAACCGACGACGATATTACCTTAATCGCTCAACCCGGTTATGTAAAGTTAGACATCGAATACGAACGTGTGGAACCCATATTCGGCAACCTGAGTGTGTTGGTGGAGTTTCACGAAGGCTTTGAAGCAGGAGACCAGTGA